The DNA sequence CTAGAAGACTAGAACCCGATAAACCCCAGCGAGCGTCTCCAACTTCTCAGCTCCAGAGAACCATGGCTGCAGCAGCTTCTGACATGGCAGATGCCCAAACCCAGTGGGAGTTTAGctggtatctctctctcttctctctttccttcCTCTCTTATATACCAATATCTATTTTTCTCTCTATGTTTTTCTGTTGAAATCTCTTTACTTTTGTAATTAAAGTCAACAGTTTCACCTGtattttttctgggttttgattaTTTTCCTCTTTCAATCCCTCAGGAACCCGAAAAGTAAAGATCTTTAGTTGATTTTTGGACATGGGTTTGTTTTCGATTTGTAAAAGGGTCTAACTTTATGCATATTATTCGTGAATTTGCTTTCTTGAGTATCTGTTTGAACGAATTGCAGTTTATAGTATCTGTTTTCTGAATTCCTAGTTGGTTTATTTTCGATAGTTTTGCTTCTGGGTTTATGTATGTGTAGCTTATATGATTAGTTTTATGTATTTCCACTCCATTGAACTTCTCTCTCTGCTTCCCATAGTTGTTGTGATAATCTTGTGTGTATAGCCTGTAGCTTGTTCTTTCGTGTTAAAACTGAACGAAACTCATATCGTTCGTTGAAATATTGCTGTACATACATTAACCGATGTTCATCATTCAGAATGTGAAGGACAAGATAACTTTATTGGAAAAGTTGAATTGCTGCTGTATTTCGACGTTTCACTTCAGTGTTATATTTTCAGAATTTTGGTTCAGCTAATTTGTGGATTCATAGGAGCTGATGGGGTTTTCAGCTATGTTAGGGAGTAGTTCTAGACCTCTTGGTGAGGTAGGTAGATCAAGATATACTGAGGCGAACCCTGTTTAAAAATGTTGTGGATGGATTTTGAGATTACTCTAGATAGTTTTTTCAATAAACTTGAATGTGAAAACTATGCATCAAGGACTACGGGTGGACATACAGTTGCGTGGCCTGGTAAAAGTTTTACAAGGGTTGTTTCTCTGGGAAGCGGAGATCATTGATTCAACTTTCATCATTTATAATTTATCTGCCTCTGCGAATTCTTTAACCCGCATAGTAGGAGCATCGTTATTAAGAAAATGGAGGTCTGTGTGCAGTGACTTGGAGGTAGATTTTGAGTCCGAGGAAAGTGCTTCAATCGTCTATGCAACATTAGCTGTTGATAAGGAGGTGATGCTTCATATGTTAAAGCTATGTTTTGATCAGTTCATAACTTCATTTGGTTTAATTGTTTATCTGATTCCATCTATTACTGCAGTTGCAACCAGACAAGGTGACGAGGCAGATGTCAGTTTCCAACTGCAAGCTTTCAGTGTAAGCATTTCCGtttgataaaattaattttccaaaCTTTTATTGAAGAATCATTGGATTGATTCTGATGTAAGAAAATGCTATATGGGGTGAGGGAGGAACAATATTATCGCCTAACGACCAAACTGTTGACAAAAAAGTGGGTTCAAAGCTAAGTTGTGGGCTAAATTCAGTAAATgtgctacaaaaaaaaattctgccGAACCTGTGGTTGATTTTAATCTTATGCACAGGCACTTTGAGGCTGTTGAGGCGAGATTTCTTCGAGCATCATATAGCGCTTTGTTAGATGTATTGACACTCGCCACAAAGACAATCGAagaatttggaaatggattagAATTGTGACCAGTTAGCTACTTGCTTTGGTAGTTTTTCTATGAAATGATTTGTAACAATTCAAGTTGGTATTTGTGGAACTGTTCGGAGCATGAAATGGTAGCTTGATTACTTTGTTTATGACCTATAAGATTCAGTGATATATTCAACACACCGTATGAATGCTATTTTATAGGgatggaaaaaattcccaaaaatcccgaaccaaaccaaataaaaaaaatactgatTCCAAACCAAAAATGTCCCAAACCGATTTTTCCAAAATTTCGttattcccataccgaaaaaataccgaaatttcggtatgggaatcAAGATTGTCTTCCCAATATTTTGGTATTTCCATACCCAACTGAAATatacaattttaattattattattattattatatatatatatatatatttacacatataataatatatattatttttttaattatagttAAGAGTTAATTTGAACGGTTGGATTGTTTCAAATTAATTTATGTCGTCCATCCATTCCTTGTTAGGCTTTCAGCTTTCTCCCCGTCGAGGACTCCACTCCAGTTTcgaacttttattttatttctcagttCTCACTCACTCATACTCAGTCTCTCAGCTCAGTCTCACTCAAATCCAACTCCTGCCAACCATTCACCGGCCCATTCACACAGAGCCATAGCCACCACCGGTCTCTCTCTATCGCAACTCTTTCTCATGattctttctctctcaagaGCCTCTGACTCTCTCACGCGATTCTCTCTCTCAGATTCAGACACAAGTAAATAAATATGggaattaatttagggtttgtgaaatttaatttacgaattctagattagggtttgtaattttagggtttttgaaatttaatttttgaattctagattagggtttgtttggTTTCACATGTCAAATTCTATTTAATTGATCTAATGGTTTAGGTTCTTGGGTTTTTGCAAATTGGTGAAGGTCTGAAGGAACTGGGCTCTTTTGCTTTGCTACTGCAGCTTTTGTGCTGGAGTTTTATTTACCAACAGGTAAATATCTCAGATGAGTTCTCTTGAATTGTATGCTCCTTTGATTTAATTGTTGTTGAT is a window from the Pyrus communis chromosome 16, drPyrComm1.1, whole genome shotgun sequence genome containing:
- the LOC137720738 gene encoding uncharacterized protein, encoding MAAAASDMADAQTQWEFSCDLEVDFESEESASIVYATLAVDKELQPDKVTRQMSVSNCKLSVHFEAVEARFLRASYSALLDVLTLATKTIEEFGNGLEL